CATACAAAAATTCGTATGAATTTAACTCAGGTGGAAAAATTGAATTTTCGGGAACATAACCAATAAATTTTTTTGCTTCTGGCAGTTTATTTGAAAAATTATTAATAAGAATTGTTCCTGAAAAATTCTGATATGCATCGACAATACACTTAATAACAGTTGTTTTTCCCGCTCCGTTTTCACCAATAAAGGCATGAATTGTGTTTTTTTTAACCTTAAAAGTGACATTTTTTGCCCCTTTTTCGGATTTAGTGTAGATTTTTGTTAAATTTTTAACCTCCAAAACTCAATTTGACATTATTTATAATCCTTTCTAGTGTAAATTCGAAAGATGAAATAAACTAAAACTATTGAAATAAATGCTCAAATTATCGGGTAGAAATTTTTAATTACAACGTGATGATTAGATTTTATTTCCATAATTTGTAAAACTGGTTGGAATAAAAAGTTGTTGCTTTTTGCTAAATTAAATCTTTTTATTACTTTGTTGTCAACTAGTCTTTGTTCGGCGCTAAATGATGAAAATCCGCCGATTTGATAATTTTGTTGGTCAATTTTGACAAAAAATGGCGCTGGATCAAAATTATTTTTGTCATTTTTTAATAAATTATTAAGAACAAAGCTATTTTGTTTATTAAAATAAAGTCAATAAATGAGTGAGGTAGCCAAATATATTTTTTTCTGAACTTGGTTTTCAATTTGTGTTATGTCCGGATTTTTTGCAAGAACAACAGTTTGTTCATCAACTAAATCTAAAAGTTCTTTATCAGTTGAAATGGCCGCTGAAATTTTTTCAAGAATATCTTTTTGGGTATTTTCTTCTGTAAAGCCTTCAAAAAATGTACGCGCGTATTTGCTAAAAACCTTAGATGAAACAACTTGTTTTATTAAATTTCACTTTAATTTACCAACAAGATCAGATGTAAGCCCGAAAGTTTGGGAGTCCTGTGGAAGCATTTTATCAAAATTAGACGCATCTTCATTAGCATAAATTATTTCTCGATTTTCAAGATCTTCAAAATGTGAATCATTTTTAAGAGCTCCAGGAACTAAAATTACTTCTTGGTTATTTGAAAGTTTATATTTTTGAAGACTTGGAACTGTTGAAAGAAGATAATTTTTTTCTTTTGATTCTAAATTGTTTGCATAAATGTAATTTTTAAGAAAACTATCCTGATTTCCGGCAGCATTTTCGATTGCATCACGATCTTTTGGTTCAAAAATATTAATTAATTGGTAAGGAATTAATAAATAAGAAGCTACTTGCCAGATTTGGGCTGCAGCTGAAGAATCGTTTCAAGCTTGTTGAATATAATTTATTTGTCGATCGGTAAAATTAGGGTTATCAACTTGTTTTGGAATTATAAAAAAACGGTCTTGCTTGTCATTTAAGTAAAATTTTTCGACATCAGCAATTGTTTTTGAATCATAACCATTATGTTCTAAATTAAGAATTTCGGCAAATCTATTAATGCTTGAGGTTGAATTAAAAGCTGTTGTTGAGCCAATTAAAATAAAAGGTGCAAATGAAAAAATAGCAATAGCAAGTGATGATTTTGAACTAAATTTGTGACTAACAATTACTGTAATTCCGCCAAAAATAGTAAATGAAAAAAATGGTGATAAAAACCCAAATAATAAAGGTGTGTTGACTTGGTCAAAAAATGAATAATTAATTAAATAAAATCCTATTAATAAAAAATCAATAAAAACTGACCAAATAAGTCCGAAAAATGTTAAAAACAAGATTTTTGTCGCAATAAAATAGTGACGAGAATATGGTTTTGTGAAAGTTATTATATCAAGACTTTGAGTTGCCAAATCTTTAAAAATAGATAAAAACATATAGGATGATATAATTATTGTCAGTGAAAGATTTATAAAAAGGGTAATAAATGAAAAAAGACTAAAATTTGTCTCAGTTGCGTAAAATTTTGTAATTAAGGACAACATTACTGTTGTTAAAAAAGAAAGAATAATAAAAACATATACTGCTTTCTTTTTAAAACTTAATTTAAATAAAAATTTAAAATATTGATTTGATCTAAAAATGTTTGTTCTGACTTGTAGCAAAACGAACCTCTTCTACTTTTCTACTAATTTATAGTATAATAAAATAGTGAAAATTTAAAATTAGAGTCTAAGCTCGACTGTGTTAAATACTAACTAATTATACCACAAACTGTTAAAAAATATTTTTTACAAAAGGATAAAATATGATTATAGGACTTATCGGAGTGACAAACACTAGCATAAATTTAATTTATAACTTAATTTTGGCAAAAACAGATGTTGATTTTTTACTAATTGACGAAAATTTTATAAAAACAAATCAAATTATTAAGGAATTAAATCTAATAATAAAGCAAGGCGGATACAAAAATAAAGTATTTTTGGAAGATTATGACTCTTTAGAAAAAGCAAATATTTTGATAGTTGATCCAGCCCAAAATTTAGTTCCTGGAATGAGTCTAGTTGATCTTGCGCTTGAAAATTCAGAAAAAATTTATAAAATTGGTTATTTAGTTCGACACTCTAATTTTAACGGAATTGCTTTTGTCTTAGGTTATAACAATTCAATTTTATGTAAAATTTTTAGTTTTGCTACCGGACTTATTGGCAAAAAAGTATTTGGAATTGGCCCTAATTTAGAAAACATGCATGCAAATTTGTTTGTTAATGATTTAAATTTAAACATTGCAAAAGATAATGAATTTTTAGTATTAGGTGACCATGGTCATTCATTTTTGCTTGACTCAAACATTGAAAAAAATGAGACTACCATTGATAAAATCCGCAAAATTGATGATTATGTGGCCCAAACAAATAATGAAATACACGAAAATTTAATCAGAAAGACGCCACACAGTCGAGTTCTAGGACTAATTATCTCCAAAATTTTGCTTGATATTTTAAATCAAAGACAAAATTTTCACCTTTTAAATTGCTGAGTTGAGTCTTTTTATAATATTAGGGATGATTTTTTTTCTCTGCCTGTAAAAATCGATATTTTTGGACAAGTTAAAACAAAAGATATCAAATTAACTCAAACAGATCGTGAAAAATTAGTTAAATTTATTTGGGAAAAAAATAAACTTTTAGACCTAACAAATAAATTTTTGAGTCAATAAGATTTATTTATTTGTATTTTAGGCAAAATATTTTATAATTTAATTAATTTTTTTAAAATTGGAGGTCTATAATGTCAAAATTTCGCTCATATAAATTTAAAGGAATTGGTGCTTCTAGCGGAATATCGATAGCAAAAGTTTTTAAACTTACTGAACAAAAAATTGAAATTAGTGATGCAAAAATAACTGATATTGATGCAGAAATCAAAATTTTTCAAGACGGAGTGCGAAAATCTGTTGAACAAATTGAAAAAATTAAAAAATTAGCAACTAAACTTAATCAAGACGAACTTGAAATTCTTGATGCTCATATTTTAATTGCAACTGATCCGGTTTTGGAAGATGATACAATTAATATGATAAAAAGTGGATATTCAGCTGCATATTCCCTAAAAGAAACAGCAAAAAATCATACTAATTTTTTACTTGAAACTGGTGATGAATATTTAATGGGTAGAGCGGTTGATATTAAAGATGCTTCACAAAGAATAATAAAAAACATCCTAAATTTGGAAATAATTGATCTTAGTGCGATTGATGAAGATGTAATTATTGTTGCTGATGATTTAAAACCTTCTGATACTGCTCAATTAAATGAATATGTTAAAGGTTTTGCCACAAATATTGGTTCAAAAACATCTCACTCCGCAATAATGGCACGAAGTCTGGAAATTCCTGCAATTTTAGGTATTGGCGATATCCTTGAAAAGGCTGAAGCTGGCGATATTTTAGCAATTAACGGTGATCTTGGACAAGGAATTCTTAACCCAAGTGAAAGTGAAATTAAAGAATTTGAAATTTTAAAACAAGAATACGAAAATGAAAAAGCAAAACTTCAAGACTATTTAAATAAAGAATCAAAAAGCGCTGACGGGAAAAAAGTTGTAATTGCTGCAAATATTGGTTCAGTTGATGATTCATATGCTGCAAAAAAAGTAAATGCTGATGAAATTGGTCTTTTCCGCTCTGAATTTTTATATATGGATAACCAAAATTGGCCAACTGAAGATGAGCAGTTTTTTAGCTATAAAGCCGTACTTGAAAGTCAAAACCCTAAAAAAGTTGTTGTCAGAACGCTTGATATTGGTGGTGATAAAACCTTAAAATACTTTGATTTTGCAAAAGAAATGAATCCTTTTTTAGGATATCGTGCAATTCGTTTGTCACTTGATAAGACTGATATTTTTAAAACTCAACTTCGGGCATTAGTCCGGGCATCTGAATTTGGAAATTTAGCAATTATGTTTCCAATGGTTGCAACTCTTGATGAATTTTTTGCCGCAAAAGCTATTTTTGAGCAAGTTTATCAAGAAGTTAGTCAAGAAAATCCGAAAGTTGCAAAACGTGAAGATATAAAAATTGGTATTATGATTGAAATTCCAATTTCAGCAATTCATGCTGATCAATTTGCAAAATATGTTGATTTTTTCTCAATTGGAACTAACGACCTAATCCAATATTCCTTTGCCGCTGATCGAATGAATGAAAAAGTTGCCTATTTATACCAAACTTTAAACCCTGGGCTTTTAAAATTAATCAAAATGGCAATTGATGCAGCTCATAAACACAGAAAATGAATTGGAATGTGTGGTGAAATGGCCGGTGATATCAATGCTGTTCCACTTTTATTAGGTCTTGGTCTTGATGAATTTTCAGTTTCAACAAGTAGTGTTTTAAAAGTAAAGAAACTAATTTCTGACCTAAATTACGAGCAAATGGTTAAAATTGCAAATGAAGCCTTGCAATTTGATACCGAAAGTGAAGTAGTAAAATATCTTGAATCTTTAAATTTAATAAGACATAAATAATTTCCAATATTATTCAATTAAAATAAAAAGGTGAAATTTCACCTTTTTATTTTCCCGAGTTTCACAGTTTGATGAGATAATCTTAAAACTGGTCCGTTTTTGGGTACTTTTTAACTTTTTTGGCAACAGTTAATTACCTATTTTAAAACACCGGTAAAAATCAATTTATGGATAAAATAACAAAAATCATAAAAAAATACAACTACTATTTAAACTCAATGCAAAAAGAAAACTCGTTTTTATTTGCAGCGAGCCTAAAAAAATATATGAAGTTTTGAAAGAACAATAATTAAAAGCCATAAATTTAGAGATTTCTAAACGGTTAAATTTAAGGCATTCCATCATATTTAAAAATATAATGGATAATTCGCATTTTGTGATTTTTTTATGGCAAAAACATTCTTAATTCCCCCTTAATTCAATATCAAACTTATTAATTTATTCTTAGTGAGTGTTATTATAACATAATTTTATTTTAAGCCAAATATTTTTTTTTTTTTTTTTGCAAAAGCTTGATTTTAAAATAATAAAAATTAAGGTTTTATCGTCAAAAAACACGGATTTACCGGCATTTTTGCGTATTTATATTCACTAAAAAGCCAATTTTTGCCATCAAACTTTCAAACCTGGATACCGAAAGTGAAGTAGTAAAATATTTTGAATCTTTAGATTTAATAAGACATAAATAATTTCCAATATTATTCAATTAAAATAAAAAGGTGAAATTTCACCCTTTTTATTTTAATTTTTAAAAAAAACTTTTTTCTTATGTATTATAAAAACTTAATCAAGACAATCTTCAATAATTTCTTTTTCTGACTTTGAAATAAATGATCTAAGCATAATAAGATAAATTATATTAATTCAACCAACAAAAATTGCGAGAATAGAAAGTACGTAAATTCCCTGAAACTTTGAAACAAGGTGAACATTTTTTAGGTTCATTCGTCTTGGTAGATCATGTAATTTAAAAGGGGAAATAATTAATAAAATTAAGTAAACAAGTGATATTATACTCCAAAAAACAGTCGTTAGAATTCCAATCGTGGTTCCTCCAAGAAGTGCTGTAATGATAGCTTTTCTACTCTCTTCTGGGTTGGTGTTAATCTGACCCACAGCACCAATAATTCCGGCAATAAATACAATAAATGCTATAGTACCTAAAGCAAATTTAACTATACGAACAATTAATAATTTATTTACTCATGATTTAGTTGATTTTAATAATTGAGCGGCATCGTATTGATACGTCATTTATATCCTCCTGCAAAAATTGTATATTTTATATGAAATTTTATACTAAAAAATTATTTTTGTGATATAATTATACAAGAAATTATTCTAATTATGAAAAATAATGCACAAATAAATAATTATATAAATTATATTATAGAATGAATTCGCCAAGAAGTAAAAAAAGCAAATAAAAAAGGCGTGATTTTTGGTATTTCTGGTGGAGTTGACTCTGCACTTGTTGCGTTTTTAGGAAAAGAAGCTTTCCCTAATTCGCATTTAGGTCTTATTATGCCGATTCGTGATATGAGCGGTGATAAAACTGATATTGACCAATTAGTTAAAAAATTTAAAATTTCCACTAAAGAAATTAACTTAAGTTCAACTTTCCAGAACTTAAAAGATTTATTTAATCTTAAAAATCAACTGGCAAATTACAATATTCAACCTCGCCTTCGCATGATTAGTTTATATGCTTTTGCTCAAGAATTGGACTATTTAGTTCTTGGGACTGATAATTTTTCTGAAATGTATCTTGGCTATTTTACAAAATACGGTGATGGTGGCGTGGATTTATTACCAATTGTTAATTTAACAAAAATGCAAGTTTATCAAATCAGTGAACAAATTGGAATTCCAGATTCAATAATTCAAAAATCCCCAAGCGCAAATCTTTGAGATAACCAAAAAGATGAAGATGAATTAGGTTTTACTTATAAAGATTTAGATTTATTTTTTACAGATCCAAATTTAGTTAGTGATCAAGTAAGAGTAAAAATTGAAAAATTACACAATTTAAGCGCCCACAAACGTAATCCACTGCCAAGACCTGCAAAAAAATTAGGAGATTTTTAAATGGCTGGTCATTCAAAATGAGCTAATATAAAGCACCGAAAAGGTGCCCAAGATGCCCTAAAAGCAAAGATTTTTAACAAATTTTCAAAAGAAATTATGGTCTCAGTAGCAAAAGGCGGACCTGATCCTAATTCTAATCCGTCTTTAAGACTTATTATTTCTAAAGCACGAGCAAAATCAATGCCAAAATCAAACATTGAAAAAGCAATTGCCAAAGGCCAAGGAGCAACTAGCGAGGGTCAAACTTTTAAAGAAATAATTTATTCTGGAACTTTATCAAACGGAATTAGCCTAATTGTCACAATTTTAACTGATAATGTTAATCGATCAGTTTCATCACTTCAAGCACTTTTTCGGCGTGCAAATGGGCAAATTGGAAAACAGAATTCAATTCCTTATTTATTTGAACAAAAAGGTTATCTTGAAATTGACAAAACTGATCAAATAAATGGCGATGATCTTATGATGTTTGTTCTTGAAAATGGTGGTGATGATTTTCAAGAAGATGAAGAAAGTTACTTAATATATTGCGAACCACGCGCAATTCAGGACTTAAAATCAGCAATTGAAAACAATTTTAGTGTGAATTTTAGCGCTGTTGAAATTAGTTATTTCCCTAATTCTTGGGTTGAACTTGATCAAGAAGGTACTGAAAAAATACTAAATCAAATTGATAATTTTCTTGAAGATGACGATATTCAAAATGTTTATCACAATCTAAAAGTTTAAAAAAAATTTTTTTAAGACAAAAATAGGAAGCACATATATGCTTCCTATTTTTTAAAATTTTATTTTTTATTATAATAAAATTTTTTAATTTCTGTGACTAAATCGATTTTATCATTTCGAAATAAAATACCTGTAGTCATATGTGATGTTAAATTGTTTTGATCGTAGTAAAGTTTTTTTTGATTTTTTGCCAGAGTAATTAACTGATTTATGAAAATTAATTCGCCATTTGTGTTATAAACTCCAGAACCAGAAGCTCCAGGACCGTTTGTTACAAAAAAACTAGGGGCGCCATTTTTAATATAAACACCTTTAAACATGTTTTTTGAAAATGCAAACCCAGGTCAAAAGCCGCCAATTTTAGTTGTATAGTCAATTTCGCCATTTTTTCATGATTTTTCACTAATTTTTAGCGGTGGAAACTGTTGAACATGATCTCAGAAATTAGAAAATTTTTGAAATTGACTGGTAAATCTATTCACATCGTCTTCAAAAGTTTTACCATTCGAATAACGAAAGGAAGATAAAAGTCACCCTTTATGTTTTTGGTAAAAATCAAATATGTCTTGAATATCTTTTCTAAATTTCGCATGGTTAAAGTAAAATATGCCTACATCCTTGCCAAAATTGTTGAAATTTTTTGCTTCTCGGAAATATCTTCTGTGCAAATTAGTGCTAAATTGACTTAATTCTCTTACGTTAGCTGGTTTGATATAGATTGAACTATTTCTTGGAATTCTATTATATCTTTTTCTTAATTGCTCAATTTGTTTGTCATATTCATTTTTTATTCAAAATAAACTTAACATTCCAGAATTAGCTAAAGAACTAAGGGTATTAACATTATCATTAAAATAAAAACGCATGAAAGGATAAGCCATTAATTCTCAAAATGGTCTTTGATTAATATATAAAACATGTTTATTTGTTAAAAAAACGCTTTCGCCTTTGTGAGAATCAAGCAATATGGCAGTTCCGGTTGAAAATCTTATATTTCTTTGAAAAATATCTTTGTATCTTTGATCTGAATAGTCAAGTGATCTAAAACCAAAATAATCAGGTTTAAAATTATTTTTTCGAAAACGAGGATTAAAGTAACCAAAATAAGTTTTCCTTGCATCTTCGTTTTTGGAAAGACTGCCTGTATTTATTTTATCAAGTCAATAAATATTCAAGTTTTCATTTTTTTCGCCAAGATAATGATCATCATTTTCTTGTTTTATCACATTTGGGTTTAGTGCAAAAGGTTCATATAAATAACTATTACCTCGAACTTTATTAGTTTCATCAAATCCGATTTTTTGCGCGGGTTTACCGTCATAATTGCTTAGTTTTGAAAATTCTAACTTCTCATTTATTATCGGTGTTTTTTCAACAGGTGAATTTTCAACAACTTGGCTTATTTCTGAATTTACCAGCGGAATTTGTTCGAGATTTGGCTCAGGTTTTTGCTCAAGTATTTGCTCAAGTTTTGGATCAAGCTCAACCTTAGGCTCAGGCTTTGGTTCCAGCTTTGGCTTTGGTTTAGGTTGATTTGATTTGACTAATGATTCTAATGATGAAAAATTTAAATTGTCGATTTGACTTTTATTTAAAGACGGATTTTGAATTGTTGATATTGATGAATTTGTTAAATTATGATTATTTTTAGAAGTAGAATTTTCAGCGATACGGTTATTATTTTCACGGGTTAATGGTGAATCATTATTCGAATCATTTATTGTTTTGATATTTCCAATTGGATTCAAATTTTGAGTAATTTGTGCCAAATCATTTTTTGGAGTTTGTAATTCTGGTAAAATTTGATTTTTTGGCTGATTTTCTTCAGTAATTGCTGGATTTTTAGCACTTTCATCCTTATTTTTTCTATCTTGGAAAGGTATAAAATTAGTGCATGAAATTACAAAAAAATTAACCAAAAGCAAAGGTGCTAAAGATTTGAAAAATTTAAATTTCATAACTAAACCGCCCTTCTCCTTATTCGACAATCAATTTATAATATATAAATTATAGCAAAAAATATGTCAAAAAAATAAATATTATTATATTTGAGGTTAAAGGCAAGAATATTCGATATTTAGTTAAAAACGATTAAAAAAGATTTTAAATTTTTAAGAGTTAATAATTAAAAATGGTAAAGCGATAATTAAAAGCACAAAACCAACAACAAATCCCAGAAAAATTGGTAGAATAGATAGCTCTTTTTGTTTTTGTTTGACAAAATTATAATCAATTTTTGGACTAACAGGTTTAAATCCCCGTTTTTCTAACATCCTATTTTGCGATTGAATTCGCCATTTATGATAAGAAATTGAAAAACTACTAAATAAACCAAGTCTTAATACCGTTGCAAGAACTGAAATTGAAATTGATAAAAGTCCCAAAATTGAAACTACGTCATATCAAACTTTTTCTTGAACAAAACCCATCACAAAACCAATAATAGCTAAAAATAATGCTCAAAGAATCAAAGCTAAAATTGAACGTTTCTGGATTTTCCGTCTGAAAATAGCGCTGTAAAAAAACGAAAAAATAAACATGATAATAAACCGTCAAATTTAAGTAAAATAATTTTAAATATATTATATACTAAAAATTGATTTTTTTATTTTTAAACGGTTAATAGTCAAATTATTTTTTTGCCATTTTTGTAAAATGGTTGTTTCATTTTAGTTTTAGTGCTCAGTCTTTTAGGAAATACTGAATAAAATTATATATTTTATATATTTATAGTCTAAACAATAACAAATTTTATAATTTGGTAAAATGCTAAAAAATTATAAAAACTTTTAACCATTTTTTACTAATTATAATATAATTTTATATATTATTTAGTCATGATAGAAAATAACGATACTTACCTAGCAACAAAATTTGATCATTTTTCCAATTGAAAAAAAGAACGAAAGATTTCATTAATTTTTTCTTTACTTATTATTTCAATTACAGTTTCGCTAATCGGATATTCAATGATTGAAAA
The sequence above is a segment of the Mesomycoplasma ovipneumoniae genome. Coding sequences within it:
- a CDS encoding Mhp366/Mhp367 family surface (lipo)protein encodes the protein MKFKFFKSLAPLLLVNFFVISCTNFIPFQDRKNKDESAKNPAITEENQPKNQILPELQTPKNDLAQITQNLNPIGNIKTINDSNNDSPLTRENNNRIAENSTSKNNHNLTNSSISTIQNPSLNKSQIDNLNFSSLESLVKSNQPKPKPKLEPKPEPKVELDPKLEQILEQKPEPNLEQIPLVNSEISQVVENSPVEKTPIINEKLEFSKLSNYDGKPAQKIGFDETNKVRGNSYLYEPFALNPNVIKQENDDHYLGEKNENLNIYWLDKINTGSLSKNEDARKTYFGYFNPRFRKNNFKPDYFGFRSLDYSDQRYKDIFQRNIRFSTGTAILLDSHKGESVFLTNKHVLYINQRPFWELMAYPFMRFYFNDNVNTLSSLANSGMLSLFWIKNEYDKQIEQLRKRYNRIPRNSSIYIKPANVRELSQFSTNLHRRYFREAKNFNNFGKDVGIFYFNHAKFRKDIQDIFDFYQKHKGWLLSSFRYSNGKTFEDDVNRFTSQFQKFSNFWDHVQQFPPLKISEKSWKNGEIDYTTKIGGFWPGFAFSKNMFKGVYIKNGAPSFFVTNGPGASGSGVYNTNGELIFINQLITLAKNQKKLYYDQNNLTSHMTTGILFRNDKIDLVTEIKKFYYNKK
- the ptsP gene encoding phosphoenolpyruvate--protein phosphotransferase, with product MSKFRSYKFKGIGASSGISIAKVFKLTEQKIEISDAKITDIDAEIKIFQDGVRKSVEQIEKIKKLATKLNQDELEILDAHILIATDPVLEDDTINMIKSGYSAAYSLKETAKNHTNFLLETGDEYLMGRAVDIKDASQRIIKNILNLEIIDLSAIDEDVIIVADDLKPSDTAQLNEYVKGFATNIGSKTSHSAIMARSLEIPAILGIGDILEKAEAGDILAINGDLGQGILNPSESEIKEFEILKQEYENEKAKLQDYLNKESKSADGKKVVIAANIGSVDDSYAAKKVNADEIGLFRSEFLYMDNQNWPTEDEQFFSYKAVLESQNPKKVVVRTLDIGGDKTLKYFDFAKEMNPFLGYRAIRLSLDKTDIFKTQLRALVRASEFGNLAIMFPMVATLDEFFAAKAIFEQVYQEVSQENPKVAKREDIKIGIMIEIPISAIHADQFAKYVDFFSIGTNDLIQYSFAADRMNEKVAYLYQTLNPGLLKLIKMAIDAAHKHRKWIGMCGEMAGDINAVPLLLGLGLDEFSVSTSSVLKVKKLISDLNYEQMVKIANEALQFDTESEVVKYLESLNLIRHK
- the nadE gene encoding NAD(+) synthase, encoding MKNNAQINNYINYIIEWIRQEVKKANKKGVIFGISGGVDSALVAFLGKEAFPNSHLGLIMPIRDMSGDKTDIDQLVKKFKISTKEINLSSTFQNLKDLFNLKNQLANYNIQPRLRMISLYAFAQELDYLVLGTDNFSEMYLGYFTKYGDGGVDLLPIVNLTKMQVYQISEQIGIPDSIIQKSPSANLWDNQKDEDELGFTYKDLDLFFTDPNLVSDQVRVKIEKLHNLSAHKRNPLPRPAKKLGDF
- a CDS encoding DUF3899 domain-containing protein — encoded protein: MFIFSFFYSAIFRRKIQKRSILALILWALFLAIIGFVMGFVQEKVWYDVVSILGLLSISISVLATVLRLGLFSSFSISYHKWRIQSQNRMLEKRGFKPVSPKIDYNFVKQKQKELSILPIFLGFVVGFVLLIIALPFLIINS
- a CDS encoding ABC transporter permease, with amino-acid sequence MLSLITKFYATETNFSLFSFITLFINLSLTIIISSYMFLSIFKDLATQSLDIITFTKPYSRHYFIATKILFLTFFGLIWSVFIDFLLIGFYLINYSFFDQVNTPLLFGFLSPFFSFTIFGGITVIVSHKFSSKSSLAIAIFSFAPFILIGSTTAFNSTSSINRFAEILNLEHNGYDSKTIADVEKFYLNDKQDRFFIIPKQVDNPNFTDRQINYIQQAWNDSSAAAQIWQVASYLLIPYQLINIFEPKDRDAIENAAGNQDSFLKNYIYANNLESKEKNYLLSTVPSLQKYKLSNNQEVILVPGALKNDSHFEDLENREIIYANEDASNFDKMLPQDSQTFGLTSDLVGKLKWNLIKQVVSSKVFSKYARTFFEGFTEENTQKDILEKISAAISTDKELLDLVDEQTVVLAKNPDITQIENQVQKKIYLATSLIYWLYFNKQNSFVLNNLLKNDKNNFDPAPFFVKIDQQNYQIGGFSSFSAEQRLVDNKVIKRFNLAKSNNFLFQPVLQIMEIKSNHHVVIKNFYPIIWAFISIVLVYFIFRIYTRKDYK
- a CDS encoding YebC/PmpR family DNA-binding transcriptional regulator, translating into MAGHSKWANIKHRKGAQDALKAKIFNKFSKEIMVSVAKGGPDPNSNPSLRLIISKARAKSMPKSNIEKAIAKGQGATSEGQTFKEIIYSGTLSNGISLIVTILTDNVNRSVSSLQALFRRANGQIGKQNSIPYLFEQKGYLEIDKTDQINGDDLMMFVLENGGDDFQEDEESYLIYCEPRAIQDLKSAIENNFSVNFSAVEISYFPNSWVELDQEGTEKILNQIDNFLEDDDIQNVYHNLKV
- a CDS encoding lactate dehydrogenase, whose protein sequence is MIIGLIGVTNTSINLIYNLILAKTDVDFLLIDENFIKTNQIIKELNLIIKQGGYKNKVFLEDYDSLEKANILIVDPAQNLVPGMSLVDLALENSEKIYKIGYLVRHSNFNGIAFVLGYNNSILCKIFSFATGLIGKKVFGIGPNLENMHANLFVNDLNLNIAKDNEFLVLGDHGHSFLLDSNIEKNETTIDKIRKIDDYVAQTNNEIHENLIRKTPHSRVLGLIISKILLDILNQRQNFHLLNCWVESFYNIRDDFFSLPVKIDIFGQVKTKDIKLTQTDREKLVKFIWEKNKLLDLTNKFLSQ